A window from Roseburia sp. 499 encodes these proteins:
- a CDS encoding ABC transporter permease, producing MFFNILKKDLKRKKTMNVILLIFIAMASMFVSSSVNNMVSILNATENYFDRAELKDYYIIAAYEEKNEQKIQDFLNTNSYVEDWDSEELLSVPVGKWEKRDGKELTLQGAPLVQQMSSEGQKFFNSENQKITHIGENEMYLPLKVMETNNLKSGDSIYLCKEDKKTEFVIAGSCKDALLGADMMGSVRILVSKEGYEKVKEYSDLKGMIYSVSSEKPEKLEEDFNQEDIKKMFSGNRELIKMTYVMDMVVAGLLLVVSICLIVISMIILRFTIVFTLNEEFREIGVMKAIGVSETQIRGIYLIKYLMIAAVGAGIGFFAGIPFGKMLLAQVSRNMVMETEGNIWLLSLACALVILLVVVLFCYRCTGRLKKFSPIDAIREGSNGERFTKKGLIKLEKWHGGPVSFLAFNDILSKFRSFVVLLLIFTIGILLIIVPVNTANTLKSDKLVAWFGMQESDICMLNEEEDNRIVREEGREGMKDNFKEMEEKLKKQGIPVKVSQEIMFNLRVSFKEKSYNAFCLQGTGNKVDGYKYEEGTAPKYANEIAITRMTAGHIGAEIGDTVTITMGEEKKEFVITGYFQSMNNMGEGIRFSEKAEIDYSYTSGSFARQLTYTDEPDEKEKAEREEKIADLYPDYTVYTCGEYLSDMMGGIADTLDAVKQLIVIVIMAINMLVTILVSKTFLAKERGEIGMLKAIGFNNPVLIRWQVLRIGVILVLSVILGALLATPVAQISSGKVFEMMGATHIEFVIKPFEVYVEYPLLVLAATLVGAFISMQQIRSISAQETNNIE from the coding sequence ATGTTTTTTAACATACTGAAAAAAGATTTAAAACGAAAAAAGACCATGAATGTTATCTTACTGATATTTATTGCCATGGCATCCATGTTTGTTTCCAGCAGTGTCAACAACATGGTTTCTATCTTAAATGCTACGGAGAATTATTTTGACCGGGCAGAACTAAAAGACTATTACATAATTGCAGCGTATGAGGAAAAGAATGAACAAAAGATTCAGGATTTCCTAAATACAAATTCTTATGTAGAAGACTGGGATTCAGAAGAATTGCTTTCTGTTCCGGTAGGAAAGTGGGAAAAAAGGGATGGAAAGGAACTTACCTTACAAGGTGCTCCTTTGGTACAGCAGATGAGTTCTGAAGGACAGAAGTTTTTTAATAGTGAGAATCAGAAAATTACCCATATTGGTGAAAATGAAATGTATCTTCCACTAAAAGTTATGGAGACGAATAATCTGAAATCAGGAGATTCCATTTATTTATGTAAGGAAGATAAAAAAACAGAGTTTGTAATTGCAGGAAGTTGTAAAGATGCTTTACTTGGTGCTGATATGATGGGAAGCGTCCGCATATTGGTAAGTAAAGAAGGATATGAGAAAGTAAAGGAATATTCAGATTTAAAAGGAATGATTTATTCTGTAAGCTCTGAAAAGCCGGAAAAGTTGGAAGAGGATTTTAATCAAGAAGATATCAAGAAAATGTTTAGTGGAAACAGAGAACTTATTAAGATGACCTATGTCATGGACATGGTAGTCGCAGGACTGTTATTAGTGGTAAGTATCTGCTTGATTGTGATATCTATGATAATTTTACGGTTCACCATTGTATTTACTCTGAATGAAGAATTCAGGGAAATCGGAGTCATGAAGGCAATCGGAGTTTCAGAAACTCAGATTAGAGGAATCTATCTCATCAAGTATTTGATGATTGCTGCGGTGGGGGCAGGAATTGGATTTTTTGCAGGAATTCCATTTGGAAAAATGCTTCTGGCGCAGGTATCTCGGAATATGGTCATGGAGACAGAAGGAAACATCTGGTTGTTGAGTTTGGCGTGTGCCCTAGTGATTCTTTTGGTTGTCGTATTATTCTGTTATCGCTGTACTGGAAGACTTAAGAAATTTTCACCCATTGATGCGATACGAGAAGGAAGTAACGGAGAGCGTTTTACCAAAAAAGGATTGATAAAATTGGAAAAATGGCATGGAGGTCCGGTATCATTTCTGGCTTTTAATGACATTCTGAGTAAATTTCGCAGTTTTGTAGTGCTATTGTTGATTTTTACCATTGGTATTTTGCTTATTATTGTTCCGGTAAATACTGCAAATACGTTAAAAAGTGACAAGCTTGTGGCATGGTTTGGAATGCAGGAATCGGATATTTGTATGCTGAATGAAGAAGAGGATAACCGAATTGTTCGCGAAGAAGGCAGAGAGGGAATGAAGGACAATTTCAAAGAAATGGAAGAAAAACTGAAAAAACAGGGAATTCCGGTAAAAGTATCTCAGGAGATCATGTTTAATTTACGAGTTTCTTTCAAAGAAAAGTCATATAATGCTTTTTGCCTACAGGGGACAGGAAACAAAGTTGATGGATATAAATATGAAGAGGGAACTGCTCCGAAATATGCAAATGAAATTGCTATCACGAGAATGACAGCCGGACATATTGGTGCAGAGATTGGTGATACTGTTACCATTACCATGGGAGAAGAGAAGAAAGAGTTTGTAATCACTGGCTATTTTCAATCTATGAACAATATGGGAGAGGGAATTCGTTTCTCAGAAAAAGCAGAGATAGATTATAGCTATACATCAGGAAGTTTTGCAAGACAGCTTACCTATACAGATGAGCCGGATGAAAAGGAGAAAGCGGAACGAGAAGAGAAAATTGCAGACCTCTATCCGGATTATACCGTGTATACCTGCGGGGAATATCTAAGTGATATGATGGGCGGTATCGCAGATACTTTGGATGCTGTTAAGCAGTTAATAGTAATCGTAATCATGGCAATCAATATGCTGGTGACGATTCTGGTATCAAAGACGTTTCTTGCCAAAGAAAGAGGAGAAATCGGAATGCTTAAGGCAATCGGATTTAACAATCCTGTTTTAATTCGTTGGCAGGTACTTAGGATAGGAGTCATTCTGGTATTATCCGTGATATTGGGCGCTTTGCTGGCAACGCCGGTGGCACAGATTTCTTCTGGAAAAGTATTTGAAATGATGGGTGCTACCCACATTGAATTTGTCATAAAGCCATTTGAGGTGTATGTCGAATATCCATTGCTGGTATTGGCAGCAACCCTTGTTGGAGCATTTATTTCCATGCAGCAGATTCGCAGCATTTCTGCACAGGAAACAAATAACATTGAGTAA
- a CDS encoding DEAD/DEAH box helicase family protein, with translation MSTNFNFLKQNKLFESFAEQAMEAEKSLTISSSTSAILARRALELAVRWVYAYDKELKLPYRDNISSLIHEESFRRIIEPRLFPMLKYTIKLGNIAVHTNSRIKKEDAVLSLRNLFEFCDWIDYCYSEQYTEKTFDESILIFGEDKREKPEELKGLYEKLSAKDRKLEEICKENEQLREQMAKVRISNEKTRVFEVDKLTEAQTRKKYIDLDLQEAGWNIGSDCLEEVEVTGMPNNTGTGYVDYVLYGKNHLPLAVIEAKKAAVNPIVGSQQAKLYADCLQNQYGQRPLIFITNGFEIYYINDAAGYARRRVSGIFTQEEMQLEIDRRKQRIPLQNIEINDEITNRPYQKEAVTAVCDAIEKKQRKMLIVQATGSGKTRVSISIVDVLRKHNYVKNILFLADRVALVKQAKKNYANLLPDLSLCNLLDSKDDPEQSRMIFSTYATMMNAIDEKKNKYGKKLFTPAHFDLIIIDESHRSIYKKYQDIFEYFDALLLGMTATPKNEIDKNTYGIFDLERGVPTFAYELEKAVEEGYLVTYSTLEYKSKVMEEGIHYQDLSEEEKEEFEEKFGDDESIDDTISSAAVNTWLFNGDTIDMVLSELMEKGLKVDGGDKLGKTIIFAKNSNHAQAIVERFHKRYPEYGEDFIKQIDYSIKYGDSLIDDFSTKEKLPQIAVSVDMLDTGIDIPEILNLVFFKKVRSYSKFWQMIGRGTRLCPDLLGVGADKEKFLIFDFCNNFEYFRVNTNGAENGIQQSLAEKIFNTKLMIARELQEKPYCADEEMMQYRRELVDDMYHVVIELNDMSFRVKQHLRFVEKYRNKMQWNQLESVEVSDIKEHIAPLVMPKQENELARRFDYLVYSIDLGMLQNRNINQPIQIVIQTAEDLSKLYNSNAYVKAQKYIIDKIQTEEFWENTNILELDEVRIALRDLLKYIEKKKQQIYYTNFTDTILEKKEGEPIYNANELKNYKKKVEYYLKEHQDSLAIYKLRNNKRLSESDFKELERVLWKELGTKKDYEKEYGDTPIGRLVRQIVGVDRNAVNEAFSEFLSEERLNINQIRFVRLIVDYIVTNGNIVDNSVLTEDPFRTVGSITTLFAEDMATAKQIMGVISEIRKNSEEIA, from the coding sequence ATGAGCACTAATTTTAATTTCTTAAAACAGAACAAATTATTTGAATCATTTGCAGAGCAGGCGATGGAAGCAGAAAAGAGTCTAACAATTTCATCATCCACCAGTGCGATTTTGGCAAGGAGAGCACTGGAATTAGCGGTTCGCTGGGTATATGCATATGATAAAGAACTGAAATTACCTTATCGGGATAATATCTCAAGTCTTATTCACGAGGAATCATTTCGAAGAATCATAGAGCCTCGTTTATTTCCCATGTTAAAATATACAATTAAATTAGGAAATATTGCAGTACATACAAATAGCAGGATAAAGAAAGAGGATGCAGTATTATCATTACGAAATTTATTTGAATTTTGTGATTGGATTGATTACTGCTATTCAGAACAATATACAGAAAAAACATTTGATGAAAGTATTCTTATATTTGGTGAGGATAAGAGAGAAAAGCCGGAAGAATTAAAAGGATTATATGAAAAGTTAAGTGCAAAGGATAGAAAATTAGAAGAAATTTGTAAGGAAAATGAGCAGCTTCGGGAACAGATGGCAAAGGTTCGAATCAGCAATGAAAAGACCCGTGTATTTGAAGTTGACAAACTTACAGAAGCACAGACGAGAAAGAAATATATTGACCTTGACTTGCAGGAAGCAGGTTGGAATATCGGAAGTGATTGTCTAGAAGAAGTTGAAGTTACAGGTATGCCAAATAATACCGGTACAGGATATGTAGATTATGTTTTATATGGAAAGAATCATTTGCCATTAGCAGTAATTGAGGCGAAGAAGGCAGCGGTAAATCCCATTGTGGGAAGCCAACAGGCAAAGTTATACGCAGATTGCCTGCAGAATCAGTATGGTCAGAGACCGCTTATTTTTATTACCAATGGATTTGAAATTTACTATATCAATGATGCGGCGGGATATGCCAGAAGAAGAGTTTCCGGGATTTTTACTCAGGAAGAAATGCAGCTAGAAATAGATCGAAGAAAGCAAAGAATTCCGTTACAGAATATTGAAATAAATGATGAAATTACGAATCGTCCGTATCAGAAAGAAGCTGTTACGGCGGTTTGTGATGCCATTGAGAAAAAGCAAAGAAAGATGCTGATTGTTCAGGCAACCGGTTCCGGAAAAACACGAGTAAGTATCAGTATTGTGGATGTTCTTAGAAAACATAATTATGTAAAAAATATTTTATTTTTGGCAGACCGGGTTGCACTTGTAAAACAGGCAAAGAAAAATTATGCTAATTTGTTGCCGGATTTATCACTTTGTAATTTGCTGGATAGTAAGGATGATCCGGAGCAAAGCAGAATGATATTTTCAACTTATGCGACTATGATGAATGCTATTGATGAAAAAAAGAATAAATATGGAAAGAAATTATTTACACCGGCTCATTTTGACTTGATTATCATAGACGAATCGCACCGTTCTATCTATAAAAAGTATCAGGATATTTTTGAATATTTTGATGCATTACTCCTTGGAATGACTGCTACACCGAAAAACGAAATCGATAAGAATACATATGGAATATTTGATTTAGAACGTGGAGTGCCAACTTTTGCATATGAGTTAGAAAAGGCAGTGGAAGAAGGATACCTTGTTACTTACAGTACCTTGGAGTACAAATCAAAGGTCATGGAAGAAGGAATCCATTATCAGGATTTGTCAGAAGAAGAGAAAGAGGAGTTCGAGGAGAAATTTGGAGATGATGAGAGCATTGATGATACCATTTCCAGTGCAGCTGTAAATACATGGCTGTTTAATGGTGATACGATTGATATGGTGCTAAGCGAACTTATGGAAAAAGGTTTAAAAGTGGATGGTGGAGATAAGCTTGGAAAGACAATTATTTTTGCAAAAAACAGTAACCATGCACAAGCTATTGTAGAAAGATTTCATAAACGATATCCGGAGTATGGAGAAGATTTTATCAAACAGATTGATTATAGTATCAAATATGGAGATTCTTTAATTGATGATTTCAGTACGAAGGAAAAGTTGCCGCAGATAGCAGTTTCTGTGGATATGTTAGATACCGGTATAGATATTCCTGAAATTTTGAATCTGGTATTTTTCAAAAAGGTACGTTCTTATAGTAAATTTTGGCAGATGATTGGACGAGGAACAAGATTGTGTCCTGACTTATTGGGAGTAGGCGCAGATAAAGAAAAATTCCTGATTTTCGATTTCTGTAATAACTTTGAGTATTTCAGAGTGAATACAAACGGAGCAGAAAACGGAATACAGCAGTCCTTAGCTGAAAAGATTTTTAACACAAAGTTGATGATAGCAAGAGAATTACAGGAAAAACCATATTGTGCCGATGAAGAAATGATGCAGTATCGCAGGGAACTTGTAGATGATATGTATCATGTAGTAATAGAACTGAATGATATGAGCTTTCGTGTGAAACAGCATTTGCGCTTTGTGGAAAAATACCGAAACAAAATGCAATGGAATCAACTCGAATCGGTAGAAGTTTCAGATATTAAAGAGCATATTGCGCCACTGGTGATGCCGAAACAGGAAAATGAACTTGCAAGAAGATTTGACTATCTGGTATATAGTATTGATTTGGGAATGCTTCAAAATAGGAATATTAATCAGCCAATTCAGATTGTGATTCAAACAGCGGAGGATTTATCAAAACTATATAACAGTAATGCTTATGTAAAAGCACAAAAATATATCATTGACAAGATTCAAACAGAGGAATTTTGGGAAAATACAAATATTCTGGAACTGGATGAGGTACGAATTGCATTAAGAGATTTATTAAAATATATAGAAAAGAAGAAACAGCAGATTTATTACACAAACTTTACTGATACGATTCTGGAAAAAAAGGAAGGCGAGCCTATCTATAATGCAAATGAATTGAAGAATTATAAAAAGAAGGTAGAGTATTATTTGAAAGAGCATCAGGATTCGCTTGCAATATATAAATTACGCAATAATAAAAGGTTGTCAGAAAGTGATTTTAAAGAACTGGAACGGGTATTGTGGAAAGAATTAGGAACTAAAAAGGATTATGAGAAAGAGTACGGTGATACGCCTATCGGAAGATTGGTGAGACAGATTGTAGGTGTTGATAGAAATGCTGTGAATGAAGCATTTAGTGAATTTCTGTCAGAAGAAAGATTGAATATTAATCAAATTCGGTTTGTAAGGTTAATTGTTGATTATATCGTTACAAACGGAAACATTGTGGATAATTCTGTACTCACGGAGGATCCGTTCAGAACAGTTGGAAGTATTACTACACTTTTTGCGGAAGATATGGCAACAGCAAAGCAAATCATGGGAGTCATAAGTGAGATTAGAAAAAATTCAGAAGAAATTGCATAA
- a CDS encoding restriction endonuclease subunit S: MEKVKLTDICDFQGGSQPPKEEWSFEEQDGYIRMLQIRDFTQSERVVPEYIKVSNSTKTCEADDILIARYGASIGKILTGLAGAYNVAIMRTIPDTSKVQKRYLYYYLKSPYFQNAILNVGVRAAQAGFNKEDLSKLEIECPALIEQDEIVRVLEKVELVIEKRKQELTALNDLIKSRFIEIFGDPVHNPKGWTVKPLGELSVQINSGNTPKGGEQVYVEKGIMFFRSQNVWKDRIEMDDIAYIDEETHASMSRSSLKHGDILMTKTGRINTENSSLGRAALYMGEDDAANVNGHVYFIRLKPGVNNKFILRILVSDEYRDYIRSVCVGGIDKRQLNKNHIEDFPIICPPDDMVDEYISLVEQTDKLKLAVQKSLDETQELFDSLMQKYFG, encoded by the coding sequence ATGGAAAAAGTAAAATTAACAGATATTTGTGATTTTCAAGGTGGTTCACAACCACCAAAAGAGGAGTGGTCATTTGAAGAACAGGATGGATATATTCGTATGCTTCAAATACGAGATTTTACACAGAGTGAAAGAGTGGTTCCAGAATATATTAAAGTAAGCAATAGTACAAAAACATGCGAAGCAGATGATATCTTAATTGCAAGATATGGTGCTTCGATTGGCAAAATTTTAACGGGGTTAGCAGGAGCGTACAATGTTGCAATAATGCGTACAATTCCTGATACAAGTAAAGTTCAGAAAAGATATTTGTATTATTACTTAAAGTCACCTTATTTTCAAAATGCAATATTGAATGTTGGTGTAAGAGCTGCACAAGCTGGGTTTAATAAAGAAGACCTATCTAAGTTAGAGATAGAATGTCCAGCATTGATAGAGCAAGATGAGATTGTGAGAGTTTTAGAAAAAGTAGAGTTGGTGATTGAAAAAAGAAAGCAGGAATTAACTGCTCTAAATGACCTAATCAAATCCCGATTTATAGAAATCTTTGGTGACCCTGTTCATAATCCTAAAGGTTGGACGGTGAAGCCGTTAGGCGAATTGTCAGTACAAATAAATAGCGGAAATACTCCTAAGGGGGGAGAACAGGTTTATGTCGAAAAAGGCATTATGTTCTTTAGAAGCCAGAATGTTTGGAAAGATAGAATTGAAATGGATGATATTGCTTATATCGATGAAGAAACTCATGCGAGTATGAGTAGAAGTAGCTTGAAGCATGGTGATATTCTTATGACAAAGACTGGAAGAATTAATACTGAGAACAGTTCATTAGGAAGAGCTGCGTTATACATGGGTGAAGACGATGCAGCTAATGTTAATGGTCATGTGTATTTTATTAGATTAAAACCAGGTGTAAATAATAAATTTATTCTTAGAATTTTAGTGTCGGATGAGTATAGAGACTATATTAGAAGTGTTTGCGTAGGTGGAATTGATAAGCGTCAGTTAAATAAAAATCATATTGAAGATTTTCCTATAATTTGTCCGCCAGATGATATGGTAGATGAATATATTAGTCTTGTAGAACAAACCGACAAATTGAAACTTGCAGTACAAAAATCATTGGATGAAACACAGGAATTGTTTGACAGTCTCATGCAAAAATATTTTGGTTAA
- a CDS encoding GNAT family N-acetyltransferase produces METIELKKMTRELCHELYKDWNNDESIYMDMSLFKTFSYSEASVNRYFDLKNESSRIMFVIMLGDRPIGELQLKQIDWEKAECTLSIHMQNDTVKGKGFGTQAELKAVKYAFDELGMIAINADAIIKNTRSQHVLEKVGFKLVREDGDFKYYRIER; encoded by the coding sequence ATGGAAACGATTGAATTAAAGAAAATGACAAGGGAACTTTGTCATGAATTGTATAAGGATTGGAATAATGATGAGTCCATTTACATGGATATGTCACTGTTCAAAACGTTTTCCTATAGTGAAGCGTCTGTTAATAGGTATTTTGATTTAAAGAATGAGTCTTCGCGTATTATGTTTGTTATTATGCTTGGTGATAGACCTATTGGAGAATTGCAGCTAAAGCAGATAGATTGGGAAAAAGCAGAATGTACTTTGAGTATTCATATGCAGAACGACACTGTTAAAGGGAAAGGTTTTGGAACGCAAGCCGAGCTTAAGGCAGTAAAATATGCTTTTGACGAACTTGGGATGATTGCGATTAATGCAGATGCCATTATAAAAAATACCCGAAGCCAGCATGTCTTGGAAAAAGTAGGATTCAAACTTGTCAGAGAAGATGGGGATTTCAAATATTATCGTATTGAACGATAA
- a CDS encoding DUF3990 domain-containing protein, whose translation MELYHGSNVCVEKPRVLSNGHYKDFGYGFYCTNFEHQAKKWALTRKQKHIVNVFEYTEDSGLNILKFPEMSEEWLDFIVACRRGIEHNYDIVEGPMADDTIWDYIEDYVRGTITREAFWVLVKFKYPTHQIVFCTEKAISTLQYERSYSI comes from the coding sequence ATGGAACTATATCACGGTAGTAATGTTTGCGTAGAAAAGCCAAGGGTTTTATCAAATGGACACTACAAAGATTTTGGATATGGATTTTACTGCACAAATTTTGAACATCAGGCGAAAAAATGGGCATTAACAAGGAAGCAAAAGCATATAGTTAATGTTTTTGAATATACCGAAGATAGTGGGTTAAACATTTTGAAATTCCCTGAAATGTCAGAAGAGTGGCTAGACTTTATAGTAGCTTGTCGCAGAGGTATTGAACATAATTATGATATTGTAGAAGGTCCGATGGCAGATGATACCATTTGGGATTACATAGAAGATTATGTCAGGGGAACAATAACAAGGGAAGCATTCTGGGTATTGGTAAAGTTTAAATATCCTACGCATCAAATAGTTTTTTGTACAGAAAAGGCAATCAGTACGTTGCAGTATGAAAGGAGCTATTCGATATGA
- the xerA gene encoding site-specific tyrosine recombinase/integron integrase, translated as MEKEIKSILEDMSEVLNIQQMRKLQEVLIKRLEYNTDVEALGNLEYLSMFVAAKSIEGCSERTIAYYKSTIENMFQKVHIPVRQITTEVLREYLTNYQAENNCGRVTIDNIRRNLSSFFSWLEDEDYIIKSPIRRIHKVRTGTTVKETFSDENIEVLRDGCTEKRDLAIIDLLYSTGMRVGELVNLDIDDINFEERECIVYGKGNKERRVYFDARAKLHLQNYIASRNDSNSALFVSLDKPFERLKISGVEVRLRNLGKKLNIEKVHPHKFRRSMATKAIDKGMPIEQVQKLLGHQQIDTTMHYAMVNQNNVKISHRKYIA; from the coding sequence ATGGAAAAAGAAATAAAAAGTATTTTGGAAGATATGTCAGAGGTATTAAACATTCAGCAGATGCGAAAACTGCAGGAAGTGTTGATAAAAAGATTAGAGTATAACACAGATGTGGAAGCGTTAGGAAATCTTGAGTATTTGAGTATGTTTGTGGCGGCGAAAAGCATAGAGGGATGTTCGGAAAGGACAATTGCATATTACAAATCTACAATTGAGAATATGTTTCAAAAAGTCCATATCCCGGTGCGCCAAATTACAACAGAAGTTTTGAGAGAATATCTGACCAACTATCAGGCAGAAAATAATTGTGGAAGAGTTACGATTGACAATATAAGAAGGAATCTTTCAAGTTTTTTTTCATGGTTGGAAGATGAGGATTATATTATAAAAAGTCCAATCAGAAGAATTCATAAAGTAAGAACAGGAACAACGGTAAAGGAAACATTTTCAGATGAAAATATCGAGGTACTTAGAGACGGATGTACTGAAAAAAGAGATTTGGCAATTATTGATTTGTTATATTCTACAGGTATGCGTGTGGGAGAATTGGTAAATCTGGATATAGATGACATAAATTTTGAAGAACGTGAATGCATCGTATATGGAAAAGGGAATAAAGAGCGGAGAGTGTATTTTGATGCAAGAGCAAAACTGCACTTGCAAAATTATATAGCGAGTAGAAATGACAGTAATTCGGCATTGTTTGTTTCGTTGGACAAGCCATTTGAAAGGCTAAAAATAAGTGGAGTTGAAGTAAGATTAAGAAACTTGGGTAAAAAATTAAATATTGAAAAAGTCCATCCACATAAATTTCGACGTTCCATGGCGACAAAAGCCATTGATAAAGGAATGCCAATCGAGCAAGTACAGAAGTTACTAGGACATCAGCAGATTGATACCACCATGCATTATGCTATGGTAAATCAAAATAATGTGAAGATTTCACATAGGAAGTATATTGCTTAA
- a CDS encoding VOC family protein, whose amino-acid sequence MRYGSIYLVVKDFDKSLDFYEKILDMKVSATNGKRFAMFNNEGVNICLMNGYYDEQYPEQKEVKGPLFPEYDNMSVIANSTNSRKVFINLGVEDLDKEYQRIYDLGIGINLTPIRYLNVFSPYWYFTFMDPDGNPIEITGGHKE is encoded by the coding sequence ATGAGATATGGATCAATATATTTGGTAGTAAAAGATTTTGATAAATCATTAGATTTCTATGAAAAGATTTTAGATATGAAAGTAAGCGCTACAAATGGAAAAAGATTTGCAATGTTCAATAATGAGGGGGTAAATATTTGTCTAATGAACGGATATTATGATGAACAATATCCGGAGCAGAAAGAAGTGAAAGGACCTTTATTTCCAGAATACGATAATATGAGCGTTATTGCTAATTCTACTAATTCAAGGAAAGTATTTATTAATTTAGGGGTAGAAGATTTAGATAAGGAGTATCAGCGTATTTACGATTTGGGAATCGGAATTAATTTAACACCGATAAGATATTTAAATGTTTTTTCACCTTATTGGTATTTTACATTTATGGATCCTGATGGTAATCCTATTGAAATTACAGGAGGACATAAAGAGTAA
- a CDS encoding helix-turn-helix domain-containing protein, with protein sequence MSGNKTDLEYQVKKLKKLRELAGLNRKEFAKAHGIPLRTVEDWEAGRRKMPDYLLRLLSYRIRMEGNSIKNNKNVNIIQDEQGKSIVIINDVRFKSRRNIAWDKVEEYLKEYIGKFYEIAETSEKIYIGSDFPDEFCHSTDKTRLKGANEKAKANMTPAIGELIQIASNKAEFEDFNQKHKSKAKWGWYRYDTRFGIPVYDENSQLERYNIFSARMLVRCDADGKRYLYDFVRTKKETSSPHKQY encoded by the coding sequence ATGTCTGGTAATAAAACAGATTTGGAGTATCAAGTAAAGAAATTAAAAAAACTCAGAGAATTGGCTGGATTAAACAGAAAAGAGTTTGCAAAGGCGCATGGAATACCGCTTCGGACAGTAGAAGATTGGGAGGCAGGCCGGAGAAAAATGCCAGATTATCTGCTAAGACTTCTTTCATATAGAATCAGAATGGAAGGAAACTCCATTAAGAATAACAAAAATGTTAATATTATTCAGGACGAACAGGGAAAAAGTATTGTTATCATAAATGATGTGAGATTTAAATCACGGCGTAATATTGCATGGGATAAAGTTGAAGAATATTTGAAAGAATATATTGGTAAATTTTATGAAATTGCCGAAACATCAGAAAAAATATATATTGGCTCAGATTTTCCAGATGAATTTTGTCATTCAACAGATAAAACGAGGTTAAAAGGTGCGAATGAGAAAGCGAAGGCAAATATGACACCTGCAATTGGAGAATTGATTCAAATTGCAAGTAACAAAGCAGAATTTGAAGACTTCAATCAAAAGCATAAATCAAAGGCAAAGTGGGGCTGGTACAGATATGATACTCGATTTGGGATTCCTGTTTATGATGAAAATAGCCAACTTGAGAGATACAATATTTTTTCTGCCAGAATGCTTGTGAGATGTGATGCAGACGGGAAGAGATATCTATATGATTTTGTAAGAACAAAAAAAGAAACGAGCAGCCCGCATAAGCAATACTAG